A genomic window from Luteolibacter sp. LG18 includes:
- the metF gene encoding methylenetetrahydrofolate reductase [NAD(P)H], with product MHLLDLLATRRPGFSFEFFPPRTQASSEELYQTIRDLAPLNPTFVSVTYGAGGGTRELTHDLVVRIKETTDIPPVPHLTCVGHTRAEIDALLTRYAAAGVTAILALRGDPPRGETNYDWSKGDFRHASDLVRFIREFNESGRHPDPRGFAIGVAGFPEGHPDTPNRLLELDHLKAKIDEGAHYICSQLFFDNRDFLDFRDRCDLVGIGVPILAGIMPVSSLQSMKRMAELAAGARFPAALLRALERANGPEAVERVGIHYAAQQCAGLLDAGVHGIHFYTLNKSRATREIYQSLGLPAGV from the coding sequence ATGCATCTGCTCGACCTGCTCGCCACCCGCCGCCCCGGCTTCTCCTTCGAATTTTTCCCGCCGCGCACGCAGGCCTCGTCCGAGGAGCTGTACCAGACGATCCGGGACCTGGCGCCGCTGAACCCGACCTTCGTGTCCGTGACCTACGGCGCGGGCGGCGGCACCCGGGAGCTGACCCACGACCTGGTGGTGCGGATCAAGGAAACCACGGACATCCCACCGGTGCCCCACCTCACCTGCGTGGGCCACACCCGGGCGGAGATCGATGCCCTGCTGACCCGCTACGCGGCGGCCGGAGTCACCGCCATCCTGGCCCTGCGCGGCGATCCGCCCCGCGGCGAGACGAACTACGATTGGTCGAAGGGCGACTTCCGCCACGCTTCGGACCTGGTGCGCTTCATCCGCGAATTCAATGAAAGCGGACGCCATCCGGACCCGCGCGGATTCGCGATCGGGGTCGCCGGTTTCCCGGAGGGCCACCCGGACACCCCGAACCGGCTGCTGGAACTCGACCACCTGAAGGCGAAGATCGACGAGGGCGCGCACTACATCTGCAGCCAGCTCTTCTTCGACAACCGCGACTTCCTCGATTTCCGCGACCGCTGCGACCTCGTCGGCATCGGCGTGCCGATCCTCGCGGGCATCATGCCGGTGAGCTCGCTCCAGAGCATGAAGCGCATGGCCGAGCTGGCGGCCGGAGCCCGCTTCCCGGCCGCCCTGCTGCGGGCGCTGGAGCGCGCCAATGGCCCGGAAGCGGTCGAGCGGGTGGGCATCCACTACGCCGCCCAGCAGTGCGCCGGGCTGCTCGACGCCGGCGTGCACGGCATCCACTTCTACACGCTCAACAAGAGCCGCGCGACCCGCGAGATCTACCAGTCCCTGGGCCTTCCGGCCGGAGTCTGA
- a CDS encoding EF-hand domain-containing protein, whose product MKTIPVSLVLAGSMLGAWALPGPPDDPQTPVAAEKRPGPPDGERRPWHQGVEFWKKADTDGDGFISKDEFVALERISKLPEEKRDKIFERLDKDSDGKLSKEELEKFGPNEGPPRGFPRLAELDVDHSGGVSLEEFKASEFVKKLPVERQEALFKRLDSDGDGQITPKDRPAEPPRRDGEGGPRDGEGGPRGEGRGGRDGGPDGGLRQILRGLDANGDGAVTFEEFQKAPFAEKLGEDALEKRFEKLDRNGDKKLTAEDVPPKPEKPEGEGGDKPEMQDRPHRPGPPPGAAPAPKE is encoded by the coding sequence ATGAAGACAATCCCCGTTTCGCTGGTGCTCGCCGGATCCATGCTGGGTGCGTGGGCGCTGCCCGGACCACCGGACGACCCGCAGACTCCCGTGGCTGCCGAAAAGCGCCCCGGCCCGCCAGATGGCGAACGCCGCCCGTGGCATCAAGGGGTGGAGTTCTGGAAAAAGGCGGACACCGATGGCGACGGCTTCATTTCCAAGGACGAGTTCGTGGCCTTGGAGCGCATTTCGAAGCTGCCCGAGGAGAAGCGGGACAAGATTTTCGAGCGCCTCGACAAGGACTCCGATGGCAAGCTTTCGAAGGAGGAACTGGAGAAGTTCGGCCCCAATGAAGGACCGCCCCGTGGATTCCCCCGCCTGGCCGAGCTCGATGTCGACCACAGCGGTGGCGTCAGTCTGGAGGAGTTCAAGGCTTCCGAATTCGTGAAGAAGCTCCCCGTCGAACGTCAGGAGGCCCTGTTCAAGCGTCTCGACAGCGATGGCGACGGTCAGATCACCCCGAAGGATCGCCCGGCCGAGCCACCCCGCCGTGACGGCGAAGGTGGGCCGCGCGATGGTGAAGGTGGCCCGCGTGGCGAAGGCAGGGGCGGTCGCGACGGCGGCCCCGATGGCGGCCTGCGTCAGATCCTCCGTGGCTTGGATGCCAATGGCGATGGAGCCGTGACCTTTGAAGAGTTCCAGAAAGCACCGTTCGCGGAGAAGCTGGGCGAGGACGCCCTTGAGAAACGTTTCGAGAAACTCGACCGCAATGGCGACAAGAAACTGACCGCGGAGGATGTTCCGCCGAAGCCGGAAAAGCCGGAGGGCGAAGGCGGTGACAAGCCGGAGATGCAGGACCGCCCGCATCGCCCGGGGCCGCCGCCCGGAGCTGCACCGGCTCCAAAGGAGTGA